In Miscanthus floridulus cultivar M001 chromosome 5, ASM1932011v1, whole genome shotgun sequence, one genomic interval encodes:
- the LOC136453835 gene encoding transcription termination factor MTERF2, chloroplastic-like: MLRLQKHLSLRLQEHLLPLHRSASLIQLSLQRALLSTAAATYSPGHFAADDYLVSTCGLTREQAANAAKCISHWKSSSNADAVLSFLTGPALGLSKAEIQLLVAKDPRILSCSVDNTLRVRVDRFRSYGFSAAQISNFVRVAPCSFRNFNIDEKLGFWMPFLGSPDRFLRIVRHNFYLVTSDLDKVVKTNIRLLQECGLSVQEIGNLCVANPRLLTGNPDRTRAILVRADEMGVPRNTLLFRQAVTAVSGVGPETMASKLKMMAKILGCSDAEVARMVQRNPLVLRRSRERIQRTCEFLTNVVGVDTKYIQGRPTILMYSLERRLVPRHYVMKVLRDKGLIRKDQSFYTMVTVSDNVFCSRYVRPHKGVLPSLADAYASACNGKIAI, translated from the coding sequence atgctcCGCCTCCAAAAACACCTCTCCCTTCGTCTGCAAGAACATCTCCTTCCTCTCCATCGCTCCGCCTCCCTCATACAGCTCTCCCTCCAGCGCGCTCtcctctccaccgccgccgcgacCTACTCTCCGGGCCACTTCGCCGCCGATGACTACCTCGTCTCCACCTGCGGCCTCACCCGGGAGCAAGCCGCGAACGCCGCTAAGTGTATCTCCCACTGGAAATCGTCCTCCAACGCCGACGCCGTGCTGTCCTTCCTCACCGGCCCGGCGCTCGGCCTCTCCAAGGCCGAGATCCAGCTGCTCGTGGCCAAAGACCCGCGCATCCTCAGCTGCAGCGTCGACAACACCCTGCGGGTCCGCGTGGACCGCTTCCGCAGCTACGGCTTCTCCGCCGCGCAGATCAGCAACTTCGTCCGCGTGGCCCCCTGCTCCTTCCGCAACTTCAACATCGACGAGAAGCTCGGCTTCTGGATGCCCTTCCTCGGCTCGCCCGACAGGTTCCTCCGCATCGTCAGGCACAACTTCTACCTCGTCACCTCCGACCTCGACAAGGTGGTGAAGACCAACATCCGGCTGCTCCAGGAGTGCGGTCTATCTGTCCAGGAGATTGGCAACCTGTGCGTGGCCAACCCGAGGCTGCTCACCGGCAACCCGGACAGAACCAGGGCCATCCTCGTGCGTGCCGATGAGATGGGCGTGCCCCGCAACACGCTTTTGTTCAGGCAGGCTGTGACCGCCGTGTCGGGCGTCGGCCCGGAGACCATGGCCTCTAAGCTCAAGATGATGGCCAAGATTCTCGGGTGCTCAGACGCTGAGGTTGCCAGAATGGTGCAAAGGAACCCGTTGGTGCTGAGGCGCTCCAGGGAGAGGATTCAGCGCACCTGTGAGTTCCTGACCAATGTGGTCGGCGTCGATACCAAGTACATTCAGGGCAGGCCAACAATCCTGATGTACAGTCTGGAACGCCGGCTGGTGCCCCGGCATTACGTGATGAAGGTGCTCCGGGACAAAGGATTGATCCGGAAAGATCAGAGCTTCTACACGATGGTCACGGTTAGTGATAACGTGTTCTGCTCCAGGTATGTACGTCCTCATAAGGGTGTTCTTCCTAGCCTTGCCGATGCATATGCGTCTGCTTGCAATGGTAAAATAGCCATCTGA